Sequence from the Negativicutes bacterium genome:
TATTTTTAATTTCATTGGCAACTTTTTCAGGGTCTTTCGGCCCATAAACAATATATTTATCAAACGGTGGCATCGTCCCTGTAACATCATCAACTAGTGCTGCTTGTTCGCCCGCCAATTGATAAAAGACACCACTTTTCCCTACTAACTTCCCTAGCATTCCTAAAATCATCGCAAAGAGCACTCTAAAATGTCCTTCAACATTCATTAAAGCCTGCATTCCATAGGGACTAGCTAAGCTTCCTTCGGCCGGAACAAAACGACATAAAACTTTTGCCAAAAAGGATAGTTTAAGATCCTCTGGTCTAGTTATTCGCCCTTGAGTTATTGCTACTACACTTTCAGCAACACTAATAACATCATTTGGTCCAACTTGACCTTGCGTATATTTTTCAATTATCTCAACAATATTATCTTTATCTGTTAAAATTCTCGTTGGCACCGGCAATATTTCAATACTAGACATTTTAGACCTCCTTCAACTCATCAGCAATTTTCATTGCTAGTTTTATTTCTTCTGCCTTTAATTCTAGTCTACTCTTATTAATAAACCATTCTTTGCGGGCTACAATCTGATAGAAAATATCGATTGGCAAATCAACCATCTCTACTAAAACATTTTTGATTTCTTCTTTAGAAGTTTTTAAAACAACCCTTAAATTTAAAACATCACCAGTTCCGGCTTGTACTAAAACCGCTTCAAAATAATCATCTGTTCTTGGTGCGCTCAACAATTCTATTTGCGTCTTAACCTCTACATTAGCAAATTGTTCTTGCGGTAAATAATGTCTAGAAAAACAATCCATAATAGTTCCACATTGTTTTCCTTTATTAATATAAGGAATTTTACAACTAAGAATTACTTCTTGTGGGTTAGCACTTACAACTTCAAAGGCTGTCCGATCTGCAACTTTGAATTCAATATTGGCATCACCTTTATTTTTAATGTATAAACTAATTAAAATTGTTATAACCGCTAACAAGCCAATGGTATAATATAAAATTTCCAACATCTTCACTCCTAAAATAAAATTATAATTCAACAGTTTTATATAAATCAGTATTATTATTAAGAATCATTTGTGATAATTTTTTTGATTTTTCAAGCTCTGCTGAAAAGTAAATTTCAGTAGTGCCAGCACTTTGTGTTGTCTTTAGTAAATTATGTACTCTTAGTAACTCTTTAGCATCAGCCGCCGTTGCTTCGGCCGGATTTATCAAAGTTATCTCTGAACCTAAAATTTCATTAATGACACTACTAATCAGCGGATAATGCGTACAACCTAAAATTAATGATTTTATTTCTTTTTCTTTTAATGGTTGTAAATATTTTTTCGCTACTTCTTTTATTTTTGTTCCAACAAAATCTCCCTTTTCAATCAATGGTACAAAATCATGGCAGGCAACAGCATAAACATCCGCCTCTTGATTAATTTGAGCAATTGCTTTTTCATGCATCTTGCTGGTTATTGCTCCTTGCGTTGCGATTACCCCTATTTTTTTATTAATGCTACTTTGCAAAGCTTGCTGAGCCCCTGTATTCATCGCTGTTATTAAAAACGGGTAATTTTTTTTTGCTTCTTCATACCCATACGCGGTCATCGTATTACAAGCAAATACTGCCATTTTAACTTTTTTTGTTAAGAAAAATTTTAAAATTTCATGCATGAACTCAACAATTTGAACTGGTGATCTTGGTCCATATGGCGCTCTTTTATTATCA
This genomic interval carries:
- a CDS encoding glutamate racemase — its product is MDKNAPIGLFDSGIGGLTVVKAMKKILPNENIIYVGDNKRAPYGPRSPVQIVEFMHEILKFFLTKKVKMAVFACNTMTAYGYEEAKKNYPFLITAMNTGAQQALQSSINKKIGVIATQGAITSKMHEKAIAQINQEADVYAVACHDFVPLIEKGDFVGTKIKEVAKKYLQPLKEKEIKSLILGCTHYPLISSVINEILGSEITLINPAEATAADAKELLRVHNLLKTTQSAGTTEIYFSAELEKSKKLSQMILNNNTDLYKTVEL
- a CDS encoding coenzyme F420-0:L-glutamate ligase; protein product: MSSIEILPVPTRILTDKDNIVEIIEKYTQGQVGPNDVISVAESVVAITQGRITRPEDLKLSFLAKVLCRFVPAEGSLASPYGMQALMNVEGHFRVLFAMILGMLGKLVGKSGVFYQLAGEQAALVDDVTGTMPPFDKYIVYGPKDPEKVANEIKNRLSCYGAVVADVNDLKRSRIVGITAGLDGREIAGLLIDNPFGNASQKTPIVIIKNYAQYQAKNK